From Nicotiana tabacum cultivar K326 chromosome 22, ASM71507v2, whole genome shotgun sequence, one genomic window encodes:
- the LOC142176669 gene encoding uncharacterized protein LOC142176669, whose translation MDLRKLVGLLLLVFISLLEMLLKKIAVSVLSFVGFSASQRSPSNSREMQRVVSSPRIRLKDGRWLAYRERGAPMDKSLHRIILVHGINSSKDKDFLATQEILEEMRIYMLQFDRAGYGESDINPKRSLESEACDIEEVADQLQIGSKFYLISVSAGSYPAWNCLRRIPHRLSGVAFVVPIINYKWNSLPHDLIKNDHNNKLWRLVIWLARYAPGLLYSFFTQKSNSVFSGNSALLSKKDREVAKNANRSEVFDPKLYPKQSDFESLLQDFTLAYGKWDFDPLEFGNPFPDKKESSVHIWQGYEDNIVPCRLQRYVSKRLPWIHYHEVSDGGHALWHVGPIGEAILRSLLLREQDTTPQSS comes from the exons atggattTAAGGAAACTTGTTGGCTTGCTTCTATTAGTTTTCATATCCCTTCTGGAGATgcttttaaagaaaattgcagtTTCGGTGTTAAGTTTCGTGGGGTTTTCTGCTTCTCAAAGATCACCATCGAATAGCAGGGAAATGCAGAGAGTTGTTTCTTCACCAAGAATCAGACTAAAGGATGGAAGATGGCTGGCATACAGAGAAAGAGGAGCCCCAATGGATAAATCCCTTCACAGAATCATCCTTGTCCATGGGATTAATAGCTCCAAAGATAAGGATTTTCTTGCAACCCAA GAAATCCTAGAGGAGATGAGGATATATATGCTACAGTTTGATAGAGCTGGATATGGGGAAAGTGATATAAATCCTAAACGGTCATTAGAAAGTGAAGCTTGTGATATAGAAGAAGTAGCTGATCAACTACAAATAGGATCAAAATTCTATCTAATTTCAGTTTCTGCTGGAAGCTATCCTGCCTGGAATTGCCTCAGACGCATACCACACAGGCTATCAGGCGTGGCTTTTGTTGTTCCAATAATCAACTACAAATGGAACTCCCTTCCTCATGATTTGATCAAGAACGATCACAATAACAAGCTTTGGCGATTAGTAATTTGGCTCGCACGCTATGCTCCTGGGTTACTCTACTCATTTTTTACACAAAAATCGAACAGTGTTTTCTCGGGCAATTCTGCATTGTTAAGCAAAAAGGACAGGGAAGTTGCAAAGAATGCAAATAGATCGGAAGTTTTTGACCCG AAACTTTATCCGAAGCAAAGTGATTTTGAGTCTCTTCTCCAAGACTTCACCTTGGCTTATGGAAAGTGGGACTTTGATCCACTAGAATTTGGTAATCCATTTCCTGATAAAAAAGAAAGCTCAGTTCATATTTGGCAAGGTTATGAGGACAACATAGTACCTTGTCGCTTACAAAGATATGTTTCCAAAAGGCTACCTTGGATTCATTATCATGAAGTTAGTGATGGTGGACATGCGTTGTGGCATGTTGGTCCAATCGGTGAAGCTATATTGAGGTCCCTTCTACTTCGTGAACAAGACACAACACCACAGAGTTCTTGA
- the LOC107772825 gene encoding cytochrome P450 89A2-like translates to MTNTSTGIMESLFIIVVTFCISFFLILLFNLFFQKTKKLPPGPFIFPVIGMLPLLRKTSRDLELMLRDLKRKYGPIIAIKIGYSSPSIVISSHLLAYQALVQQGAICSDRPIASTTSKIFNSNQRTIASSSYGPTWRLLRRNLISEMLHPSRIIKSHSKNRAWVLGILIQKLLLAHESAAADSATEAIMLLDHFKYAIFCLLVLICFGNKLDEFQIEQIKDAQHRALKNFHRFRILDYFPEFLGKTIFRKRWKELIELRKELDGVFIPLIQDRVKYKLEAVGAPKPGVDHHHKEEEELEADIAYVDTLVNLELPEEKRKLNYQEMASLCGEFLAAASDTTYTALQWIMACLVKYPSIQEKLYKEICQVVESTPLLQSIKNNKVIEEAVKEEDLQKMPYLKAVILEGLRRHPPTHFVLPHRVTEDMELNGYVIPKNATINFMVGEMGLDPNVWDDPMEFKPERFLVDGDGTLQEFDITGSREIKMMPFGAGRRICPGYGSAMLHLQYFVANLIWQFEWKPVEGDEVDLTEGSDFTVTMKNPLRARISPRCCTGSL, encoded by the coding sequence ATGACAAACACAAGTACTGGAATTATGGAAAGCTTGTTCATCATTGTGGTCACATTCTGTATCTCTTTCTTCCTCATACTTCTCTTTAATCTTTTCTTCCAGAAAACAAAGAAACTCCCACCAGGTCCCTTTATCTTCCCAGTGATTGGGATGTTACCATTGCTAAGAAAAACCAGTCGCGATCTCGAACTCATGCTTCGAGATCTCAAACGCAAATATGGTCCTATCATCGCCATTAAAATAGGCTACTCATCTCCATCCATAGTCATCAGCAGCCACTTGTTAGCCTACCAGGCTTTAGTTCAGCAAGGTGCCATTTGCTCCGATCGGCCAATTGCTTCAACAACCAGTAAAATTTTCAACTCTAACCAGCGGACAATAGCATCCAGCTCTTATGGTCCCACGTGGCGGCTCCTTCGTCGAAACCTCATCTCAGAAATGCTCCATCCCTCTCGCATCATCAAGTCCCACTCCAAGAACCGAGCTTGGGTACTAGGCATACTCATTCAAAAGCTCCTTCTTGCTCATGAATCAGCCGCAGCTGATTCTGCCACGGAAGCGATCATGTTACTTGATCATTTTAAGTATGCCATCTTCTGTCTCCTTGTCCTCATTTGCTTCGGGAATAAGCTCGATGAGTTTCAAATAGAGCAAATTAAAGACGCACAACATCGAGCACTTAAAAATTTTCACCGTTTCAGAATACTAGATTACTTTCCTGAATTTTTAGGAAAAACAATATTTAGAAAACGCTGGAAAGAGCTCATTGAACTACGAAAAGAGTTGGACGGGGTCTTCATCCCTCTGATCCAAGATCGGGTGAAATACAAATTAGAAGCAGTGGGAGCGCCTAAACCTGGAGTTGATCATCATCACAAAGAAGAGGAGGAGCTGGAAGCCGATATTGCTTATGTTGATACGCTGGTGAATTTGGAATTGCCAGAAGAAAAGAGGAAGCTCAATTACCAAGAGATGGCCAGCCTCTGCGGCGAGTTCCTTGCTGCCGCCAGCGATACGACATACACCGCCTTGCAGTGGATTATGGCATGCTTGGTAAAGTACCCTTCCATTCAGGAAAAATTGTATAAAGAAATATGCCAAGTTGTGGAATCAACACCATTGTTACAATCAATTAAGAACAATAAGGTGATAGAGGAGGCAGTGAAGGAGGAGGATTTACAGAAAATGCCATACTTGAAAGCAGTGATTTTGGAAGGTCTTAGGCGACATCCACCAACTCACTTTGTTCTGCCACATAGGGTAACAGAGGATATGGAGTTGAACGGCTATGTTATACCCAAGAACGCTACCATCAATTTTATGGTGGGGGAAATGGGCTTGGACCCAAATGTGTGGGATGATCCAATGGAATTCAAGCCAGAGAGATTCTTGGTGGATGGAGATGGAActcttcaagagtttgatataACAGGAAGTCGAGAGatcaagatgatgccatttggtgcAGGGAGGAGAATATGCCCAGGCTATGGCTCTGCTATGCTCCATTTACAGTACTTTGTGGCTAATTTGATTTGGCAATTTGAATGGAAGCCTGTGGAGGGAGATGAAGTTGATCTAACAGAAGGGTCAGATTTCACCGTTACAATGAAGAATCCATTGCGAGCTCGCATCAGTCCCAGGTGTTGTACGGGGAGCTTATAG